In Betaproteobacteria bacterium, one genomic interval encodes:
- a CDS encoding TIGR03752 family integrating conjugative element protein gives MRSNGLLKWLMLPMALLLVFVGVKLFSGEPTAPTAPRDAASRLTADEMKALGIEGDTPRDTVATLVAQVKQLRNELQTALSDNRSQRAENERLRQRERSIDQRIQSALDTERAQLRQDREHVTNERQQTQGLLQDLRRQLDNPGKAGHADLPIGLGLKEGDGQQFGRDGTRWIEPDDAKPVEGKSGSRSGFSFPNDLGTAKGTVDTAAETLGRATGGAVGASPLKAVYTVPSNATLMGSIAMTALIGRVPIDGTVNDPYQFKVIIGPDNLTANGIDLPDVAGAVVSGTASGDWTLSCVRGQIRSITFVFQDGTIRTLPEESGRSSSGNSRNDNSIQGGLGWISDPYGIPCISGERRSNARQYLGSQALITAAGAGVASLIDSDSGRMSYIGADGSLGTVGITGNEAMGRILAGGVQEMSQWVNKLYGQAFAAIYVEPGAKVAVHIEQPLAIDYDAKGRRVDHRLGGSHVSDLD, from the coding sequence ATGCGAAGTAACGGTCTCCTCAAGTGGCTGATGCTGCCGATGGCGCTGCTCCTGGTGTTCGTCGGCGTCAAGCTCTTTTCTGGCGAGCCCACCGCACCGACGGCGCCGCGCGATGCCGCCAGCCGGCTGACGGCCGATGAAATGAAGGCGCTCGGCATCGAGGGCGATACGCCCCGCGATACCGTCGCCACCCTCGTCGCTCAGGTCAAGCAGTTGCGCAACGAGTTGCAGACGGCCCTGTCCGACAATCGCAGCCAGCGAGCCGAGAACGAACGCCTGCGCCAGCGCGAGCGGTCGATCGACCAGCGTATCCAGAGCGCCCTGGACACCGAGCGCGCCCAGCTGCGCCAGGACCGCGAACACGTCACCAATGAGCGGCAGCAGACTCAGGGTCTGCTGCAGGATCTCCGGCGTCAGCTCGACAATCCGGGCAAGGCGGGCCACGCCGATCTGCCGATCGGCCTAGGACTGAAGGAAGGCGATGGACAGCAGTTCGGCCGCGACGGCACGCGCTGGATCGAGCCCGACGATGCTAAACCCGTCGAAGGCAAGAGCGGCAGCCGCAGCGGTTTCAGCTTTCCGAACGATCTTGGTACAGCGAAAGGAACGGTCGACACGGCCGCGGAGACTCTGGGCCGAGCCACCGGCGGGGCCGTGGGCGCATCGCCACTCAAAGCGGTCTACACAGTGCCGTCGAACGCGACCTTGATGGGATCGATCGCGATGACGGCGCTCATCGGTCGCGTGCCGATCGACGGAACGGTCAATGATCCCTATCAGTTCAAGGTGATCATCGGACCGGACAACCTCACGGCCAACGGCATCGATCTTCCGGACGTGGCCGGTGCCGTGGTCAGCGGAACGGCCTCGGGCGACTGGACGCTCTCCTGCGTGCGCGGGCAGATCCGGTCGATCACCTTCGTATTTCAGGATGGAACCATCCGCACGCTGCCGGAAGAATCCGGCCGCAGCAGCAGTGGGAACAGCCGGAACGACAACAGTATTCAAGGCGGCCTCGGCTGGATCAGCGATCCCTACGGCATCCCCTGCATCAGCGGCGAGCGGCGCAGCAACGCCCGGCAGTACCTGGGCAGCCAGGCATTGATCACGGCTGCCGGCGCGGGCGTGGCATCCCTGATCGATTCGGATAGCGGCCGGATGTCCTACATCGGAGCCGACGGCTCGCTCGGCACGGTCGGCATCACCGGCAACGAGGCCATGGGTCGCATCCTGGCCGGCGGCGTGCAGGAAATGTCGCAATGGGTCAATAAGCTCTATGGCCAGGCATTTGCCGCGATCTATGTCGAACCGGGGGCCAAGGTTGCCGTGCACATCGAGCAGCCGCTTGCCATCGACTACGACGCCAAGGGCCGCAGGGTCGATCACCGTCTCGGAGGTTCCCATGTCTCGGACTTGGATTGA
- a CDS encoding TIGR03751 family conjugal transfer lipoprotein: MSRTWIERLAVVLVIVALAGCATDKEKLLTHGGQTMLDIWNQETKGAAGGGRASRELLDARQTLRRPLTDAEVQGASAVQTGYTRTAQNEIYRQFHRLPNPDLVMYVFPHLAGTDPVPVPGYSTVFPLYQRVQYALPGERVEDY; the protein is encoded by the coding sequence ATGTCTCGGACTTGGATTGAACGGCTGGCCGTCGTACTCGTGATCGTGGCGCTGGCCGGCTGTGCAACCGACAAAGAGAAGCTGCTCACCCACGGCGGTCAGACCATGCTCGACATCTGGAACCAGGAGACGAAAGGAGCCGCGGGTGGCGGCCGCGCTTCACGCGAGCTGCTGGACGCTCGGCAGACGTTGCGCCGGCCGCTCACCGATGCGGAAGTGCAAGGCGCGAGCGCCGTGCAAACCGGCTACACCCGCACGGCCCAGAACGAGATTTACCGCCAGTTCCATCGCCTGCCCAACCCGGACCTGGTGATGTACGTGTTTCCGCACCTGGCGGGCACCGACCCGGTGCCCGTGCCCGGCTACAGCACGGTGTTTCCGCTCTACCAGCGCGTCCAGTACGCGCTTCCGGGAGAACGGGTGGAGGACTACTGA
- a CDS encoding DUF4102 domain-containing protein: protein MPLTDTVVRQAKPGRRDLTLKDTDGLALFVSVTGAKSWHFRFSWSDKQPRISLGTYPEISLKDARELRDQARALVAKGIDPRVHRRQERKAALVVGENTFEAVFERWRGFKALSLRTGRQSTLSQIDRIFKKDVLPWLGQRSVFEIARTDLVEVLRKIERRHAYTTAEKCRTWFNQMFRYALVEFGLDTNPAADLDIVAMPQPPVRHNPFLRMNDLPAFLKKLGCYDGDVNTQLGLRLLLLTGVRTGELRSAVPEQFDLDQELWIIPPVVVKQLQLKLRKESADIPPYIVPLSSQAIAIVRYLLAAMTPAQRYLLPHRSEPKERISENTLNAALKRMGYQGQLTGHGIRATISTALNELGYRQEWVEAQLSHADPNQIRAAYNHAEYVEQRRQMMQEWADRLDQCELTGMQGAGEVKIPLANGCGARAPEPPVVGSIGAAPMAVPAATAEAHIEPDVVVPLMTILARRDQRPQPILTGIQCERAVMVATFEAPQNLPLPVFAKLAGKSRDQINRDIKHRRLLSLTLGNRGHRIPDWQLDPVRHAFTCAVLERVPERDAWAIYGAMSEPLDGLSGRTPIDAVSAGNVDEVMDAVCRALSAGLAPGDSGAVRAGPEPSRLQPPRRDELRGLTPSHRPASDTDCLPVVR from the coding sequence ATGCCTCTCACCGATACCGTCGTCCGACAGGCCAAGCCTGGCCGTCGCGACTTGACGCTTAAGGACACGGATGGCTTGGCGCTCTTTGTGAGCGTCACCGGTGCCAAGAGCTGGCATTTCCGCTTTTCTTGGTCCGACAAGCAGCCGCGCATCTCGCTCGGCACATACCCCGAAATCAGCCTCAAAGACGCGCGCGAATTACGTGACCAGGCGCGTGCGCTCGTCGCCAAAGGGATCGATCCGCGCGTGCATCGCCGGCAGGAGCGCAAAGCCGCCCTGGTCGTCGGCGAGAACACTTTCGAGGCCGTCTTCGAGCGCTGGCGGGGCTTCAAGGCGCTGAGCCTGCGCACTGGCCGCCAGAGTACGCTGTCGCAGATCGACCGGATCTTCAAGAAGGATGTGCTGCCCTGGCTTGGGCAGCGCTCGGTGTTCGAGATCGCCCGCACCGACCTAGTGGAGGTGCTGCGCAAGATCGAGCGGCGCCATGCGTACACCACGGCCGAGAAGTGTCGGACCTGGTTCAACCAGATGTTCCGCTATGCTCTCGTCGAGTTTGGCCTGGACACCAACCCCGCGGCCGATCTCGACATCGTCGCCATGCCCCAGCCGCCCGTCCGGCACAACCCGTTCCTGAGAATGAACGACCTGCCGGCGTTCCTAAAGAAGTTGGGGTGCTACGACGGAGACGTCAACACTCAATTGGGCCTGCGGTTGTTGCTCCTCACTGGCGTGCGCACCGGCGAGCTGCGTTCGGCGGTTCCCGAGCAATTCGACCTGGATCAAGAGCTGTGGATCATCCCGCCCGTCGTGGTCAAGCAGTTGCAATTGAAACTGCGCAAGGAAAGTGCGGACATCCCGCCGTACATCGTGCCCCTGTCAAGTCAGGCGATCGCGATCGTTCGGTATCTGCTGGCCGCCATGACCCCAGCGCAGCGCTACCTGCTCCCACATCGCAGCGAACCGAAGGAGCGCATCAGCGAGAACACGCTCAACGCAGCCCTCAAGCGAATGGGTTATCAGGGTCAACTGACGGGTCATGGCATCCGCGCGACCATCTCGACGGCGCTGAACGAACTTGGCTATCGCCAGGAATGGGTGGAGGCTCAACTTTCGCATGCCGATCCGAATCAGATCAGAGCAGCATACAACCATGCCGAATACGTAGAACAGCGCCGCCAGATGATGCAGGAGTGGGCCGATCGCCTCGATCAGTGCGAACTGACGGGTATGCAAGGCGCAGGCGAGGTCAAGATACCGCTCGCGAACGGCTGCGGCGCACGAGCGCCGGAGCCACCCGTTGTCGGCTCGATCGGCGCGGCGCCGATGGCGGTTCCGGCCGCCACCGCCGAAGCGCACATCGAACCGGATGTCGTCGTGCCCTTGATGACCATCTTGGCACGGCGGGATCAGCGCCCACAGCCCATCCTGACCGGAATCCAGTGTGAGCGCGCCGTGATGGTGGCGACCTTCGAGGCCCCGCAAAACCTGCCGTTGCCAGTATTCGCCAAGCTCGCTGGAAAGTCTCGCGACCAGATCAACCGGGACATCAAGCACCGCCGTTTACTCTCGCTGACCTTGGGCAATCGGGGGCATCGCATCCCCGACTGGCAGCTCGATCCCGTTCGGCATGCATTCACGTGCGCCGTACTGGAGCGCGTGCCGGAACGGGATGCTTGGGCGATCTACGGCGCGATGTCTGAACCGCTTGACGGCTTGTCGGGACGCACTCCCATCGACGCCGTGAGCGCCGGCAACGTCGACGAGGTGATGGATGCCGTGTGCCGTGCACTCAGCGCGGGCTTGGCGCCAGGCGATTCCGGAGCGGTCCGTGCCGGGCCGGAACCGAGCCGTCTGCAGCCGCCTCGACGTGACGAGTTGCGGGGGCTGACGCCTTCCCATCGGCCAGCTTCAGATACGGATTGTTTGCCGGTCGTTCGCTGA
- the pgsA gene encoding CDP-diacylglycerol--glycerol-3-phosphate 3-phosphatidyltransferase encodes MPLNVPNVLTWARIIMIPLFVGILYFPESWMTPFARNVTATALFIVAALTDWLDGYLARTLDQMSAFGAFLDPVADKLMVAAALVVLVDLDRTQAVYAFIIIGREITISALREWMAKIGRSRSVAVSFLGKVKTVAQMVAIPMLLYEHPIGPLDMMFIGNMLMMIAAVLTVVSMMYYLKLAMPHLSE; translated from the coding sequence ATGCCGCTCAACGTACCGAACGTGCTGACGTGGGCGCGGATCATCATGATCCCGCTGTTCGTGGGCATCCTGTATTTCCCCGAGTCGTGGATGACGCCGTTTGCGCGCAACGTCACGGCGACGGCGCTGTTCATCGTGGCGGCTCTGACCGATTGGCTCGACGGTTACCTTGCCCGGACACTCGATCAGATGTCGGCCTTCGGCGCATTCCTCGATCCGGTCGCCGACAAGCTCATGGTCGCGGCGGCGCTGGTGGTCCTGGTGGATCTCGATCGCACTCAGGCGGTTTACGCCTTCATCATCATCGGTCGCGAGATCACCATCTCGGCCCTGCGCGAATGGATGGCGAAGATCGGCCGCAGTCGCAGCGTGGCTGTATCGTTCCTCGGCAAGGTGAAGACGGTAGCGCAGATGGTGGCAATTCCCATGCTGCTGTACGAACACCCCATCGGCCCGCTGGACATGATGTTCATCGGCAACATGCTGATGATGATCGCCGCGGTGCTGACCGTGGTGTCGATGATGTACTACCTGAAGCTCGCGATGCCGCATTTGAGCGAGTGA